The genomic DNA TTCTTCAGGCACTCGTTGAGCTTCTTCTCGACGGCGCGGTTGTTCCGCTTCTCCTCCATGTCGATGAAGTCGATGACGATCAGGCCCGCGAGGTCGCGCAGCCGCAGCTGGCGGGCGACCTCCTCGGCGGCCTCCAGGTTCGTCTTGAGGGCGGTGTCCTCGATGTCGTGCTCGCGGGTGGCGCGGCCGGAGTTGACGTCGATCGAGACCAGCGCCTCGGTCGGGTTGATCACGAGGTAGCCGCCGGATTTCAGCGAGACGTGCGTGGAGAACATCGCGTCGAGCTGCTGCTCGACGCCGAAGCGGGCGAAGATCGGCGTCGAGTCGCGGTAGGGCTTCACGACCTTGGACTGGCCGGGCATCAGCATCCGCATGAAGTCCTTGGCCTCGCGGTAGGCGTCCTCACCGGCGACCAGAACCTCGTCCAGATCCTTGTTGTAGAGGTCGCGGATGGCGCGCTTGATCAGCGAGCCCTCCTCGTAGACCAGCGCCGGGGCCATGGAGGTCAGGGTCAGCTCCCGGACCGACTCCCACAGCCGCATCAGGTACTCGAAATCGCGGGCGATCTCGGGCTTGGAGCGCGAGGCGCCGGCGGTGCGCAGGATGACGCCCATCCCCTCGGGCACCTCCAGGTCCTGCACGACCTCCTTGAGGCGCTTGCGGTCGGCCGCCGAGGTGATCTTGCGGGAGATGCCGCCGCCGCGGCCCGTGTTGGGCATCAGCACCGAGTAGCGGCCGGCGAGCGACAGGTAGGTGGTGAGCGCCGCGCCCTTCGTGCCGCGCTCCTCCTTGACGACCTGCACCAGGATGATCTGGCGGCGCTTGATCACCTCCTGGATCTTGTACTGGCGGCGGTAGTGGCGCGGACGCTCGGGGATCTCGGCCAGCGCGTCGCCGTTGCCGCCGACCTGGGCGATCTTGGGCTCGGCGTCGGGATCGTCCGACTCCTCGTCCGACTCCTCGTCGTCGTCGGACTCGTCCTCGTCGTCCTCCGACTCGTCCTCATCCTCGTCGTCGTCGGACTCCTCGTCGTCCTCCTCGGAGGCCTCGTCCGCCGCGTCGGCGGCGGTCGGCGCGGCGGACTCCTCCGCCTCGCTCGCCTCCGTCGCGAGCGCGTCCGCGACGGTCTCGCCCGGCGCGTCGGACACGGTCAGCGCCTCCGCGACGGCGATGCGGGCCTCCGGCTCGGACAGGTCGGATCCGGGCTCGGCGGCGACCGGTTCGGCCCCGGCGGGGGCGGCCTGCGCCTCGACCGGAGCGGTCTCGGACAGGTCGGATCCGGCCGCGTCGACCGCGGGCTCGGCGGCGCGCGCCGGCTCGCCGTCCGCCGGGATGTCGCCGGCGGCGGCCTCGGAGGCGAGGGCCTCCTGCACGGCCTCGGGGTTCTCGGCGAGCGTGTCGGGCTGGACGGCCGGGTCGATCCCCGACTCGTTCCGGACCTCGGCCTGATCCTCGCCCTCGGCGGCCGCGTGCGTGTCCTCGGCGCTCACGGTCTCGTCGGCGCCGCGGGCACGGGCCTCGGCGCGGCGGCCGCGGGACCGGCGCGACGACGACCGGCGGCGACGCTCCTCGCGCTCGCGGTGCTCCTCGGCGTCGCGGGCCTCCTCCTCGAGGAGCGCCTGCCGGTCGGCCAGCGGGATCTGGTAGTAGTCGGGATGGATCTCGTTGAAGGCCAGGAAGCCGTGGCGGTTGCCGCCATACTCGACGAACGCCGCCTGGAGCGACGGCTCAACCCGGGTGACCTTGGCGAGGTAGATGTTGCCGCGCAGCTGGCGCCGGTTGGCGGCTTCGAAGTCGAACTCCTCGACCCTAGACCCGTGGACCGTGACGACCCGGGTCTCCTCCGGGTGCATCGCGTCGATCAGCATTTTGTTGGCCATGTCGGACTCTCGGCATGGCGGCCGACGTCGTTCTCCGTGCCCGTGGTCCCGGCGGCGCCTCGCCCGACGTCAAACCTGTCGGGCGGGATGCCGGCCTCGTCGCCGAGGCGGATGGGTTCGAGGGGAAATTGCCGTCAACCGCCGTTCGGCGCCCTGGGCGCCTGGGGTTGAAACAGGCCGGGCGGACGGACGGACCGGTGCGACGCGCCTCGTGCGCCTCCGGGGCACGCGCAGCTCTATGCTGGGCCGTGCGTCCGTCCATCGTGGTCCCGACCTCGCGAAACAATCTCGGCCGGCGGGGGACCGGCCGTGAATTCCTGGGTGCGACGGAGGAACTCCGCCGCGTCGTGCGACACCTGCCCGATCGCGGGCGGCACGGGCCGCCGCCAGGCGGACCGACAGGGCCCGCCGCGACACCACGACCGATTTCGCGAGGAATTCGGTCACGTCCGCGGGCCGTTGCGGCGACCGGCGGGACCGGAGAGGGGTCGACATCATTACAGACCGCTGCGCGGATTTGGCAAGGGTCAACGTGAATAGATGTCACGGGCCTGTCACGGCGCGGAGGCGGCCGGTCCGCGGTCGCGAGCGCGGCCAAGCGATCCAGGGCGGCGCTGACGATCGCGGATGGGCCGCATCCCTGGGCCGCATCCCTGGGCCGCATCGCCGGATCGCCTCGCTGCGCGCGCGATGACGGCCTGCCGCGTCGCGACAGGCGTGTGCCTACTCCGCCGCTTCGAGCCGCGGCGCCACCCCGGCCAGCGCCGCGGGCTTCGGGCCGCCGGTGGCCCAGTCGAGCAGCTCGACCGTGTGGACGATCGGGATGCCGGTGCCCTTCCCGATCTGCGTGGCGCAGCCGATGTTGCCGGTGGCGATCACGTCGGGGCGCACGCGCTCGATATTGGCGACCTTCCGGGCGCGCAGCTTCGCGGCCAGCTCCGGCTGCAGGATGTTGTAGGTCCCCGCTGAGCCGCAGCAGATGTGGCCCTCGGGCACGTCCTTCACGGTGAAGCCCGCGCGCTTCAGCAGCGTCTTGGGCTCCAGCCGGATGCCCTGGCC from Methylobacterium radiotolerans JCM 2831 includes the following:
- a CDS encoding Rne/Rng family ribonuclease, which translates into the protein MANKMLIDAMHPEETRVVTVHGSRVEEFDFEAANRRQLRGNIYLAKVTRVEPSLQAAFVEYGGNRHGFLAFNEIHPDYYQIPLADRQALLEEEARDAEEHREREERRRRSSSRRSRGRRAEARARGADETVSAEDTHAAAEGEDQAEVRNESGIDPAVQPDTLAENPEAVQEALASEAAAGDIPADGEPARAAEPAVDAAGSDLSETAPVEAQAAPAGAEPVAAEPGSDLSEPEARIAVAEALTVSDAPGETVADALATEASEAEESAAPTAADAADEASEEDDEESDDDEDEDESEDDEDESDDDEESDEESDDPDAEPKIAQVGGNGDALAEIPERPRHYRRQYKIQEVIKRRQIILVQVVKEERGTKGAALTTYLSLAGRYSVLMPNTGRGGGISRKITSAADRKRLKEVVQDLEVPEGMGVILRTAGASRSKPEIARDFEYLMRLWESVRELTLTSMAPALVYEEGSLIKRAIRDLYNKDLDEVLVAGEDAYREAKDFMRMLMPGQSKVVKPYRDSTPIFARFGVEQQLDAMFSTHVSLKSGGYLVINPTEALVSIDVNSGRATREHDIEDTALKTNLEAAEEVARQLRLRDLAGLIVIDFIDMEEKRNNRAVEKKLNECLKNDRARIQVGRISPFGLLEMSRQRIRTGVLESSSIPCAHCGGSGFVRATASVALHILRSIEEVLLKSASHNLVLRTRTEIALYILNQKRGHLRELEVRFGVTITIAADERLAATTPFQLDRGEPAQRAEGPVTGVRAQAISPAMEFDDEDEEADEAEAETESEGEADEGRAEAREDGSREDGEGRRRRRRRRRRGGRQEGRGEEGRAEDDRGDDDQDDSQDDPQDGARSDAERGDGDWDGEQPAGTEAPAAAVAAEAGDADETVAGSDEAARSEDEGGRRRRRGRRGGRGRSEGRSRDASATDDASEAAGDVVALSAEEPVSAEAVAEAVGSAPAPAADAETAVDLPVAPAESAAPAADRASVGQQAEAPSPEPASPEATPAEPAPEPVAIVLTPPSDPDRPKRAGWWSRTKAALTGE